The sequence GGACAACTGATTCAAATGCAGCAGTTTTAAGTGCAGAGTTAGAAAAAGACGATGGGTTGACAATATTAGGTAGCACAATTGTAGTTAAGCGCTTTGTAGAAAGTCCTATAAAAGGAGCTGGTATAACTAATCATCGTATTTTAAATCGTTGGATCTGCGGAGGTGCTTCCAATACTGGAGCCGCAGTTCTACGTCCACTCTTTAGTGATATTCATCTGAAGGAATTAAGTCGACAAATCAATCCATATTTAGATAGCGGTCTAAACCTCAGACCCATGCCTTTTCAAGGTGAGCGATTCCCAGTTGATGACCCCTCTTTAAAACCAATTATGAAGCCAAGACCCGTAAGTGATTCACTCTATCTGCATGGAATATTTGAAGGACTAGCCCAAAAAGAAAGCCATTGCTGGCAGAAACTTGTTGAGCTTGGCGCTCCAAGGCCCAAAAGAATTATTACGATTGGAGGCGGTGCTAAAAATCCTCAATGGAGAATTATTAGAGAAAGGATCATGGGATTTCCAATAAGGACATGCAGGAATTTCCCAGCACAAGGAGCAGCATTTATTGCTTTAAAAGCAATCTTAAAAAAGCATTGATCTCAACATCATCAAAAGACTAGAATCCCTAAACCAAGACCAGTTTGGAAAACCCAAGAACATTATCTATATTTTCTCCTTTTGCTAGTTACTAATTAGATGAGCTTTAGAGATCAATCAGCCTCACATTATTAGTATTGAAATTTGCCTAAGCCTCAGATTGCGATATAGCGTATATCTTTAGAGTTTAGATCTAAATAAAACTCTAATGAAAGCAACCCCACTAACTCCAGATATCAGCAAACGAATCTGCAACCATATGAATGCTGATCACCAAGAAGCATTAATTCAATATGCAAAGCATTTTGGAGGAGTTGTTAAGCCTAAACAGGTGAAGATGATTGATTTAAACCCAATAGAGATGAAGCTGGAAGTGGATGGGGATACTGTAAATATCGCTTTTGATCACAGACTCATCGACAGCTCAGATGCTCACAGAAGCCTAGTTGCAATGCTTGAAGAAACACCAAATCGCTCCTGACTCACAAAGTCAGATAACTCCTAACACTCCAAAAATTTCAAAACCTATTAAAACTTTGATTTAAATTCTGATCTCTTAAACGAAACCAGCAGCAGCAACTGTCAAAAAAACTTTTCCTCACACTGTGTTCTAAGATTTAGTAGTCCTGAGCAGATGCACAGGCAAAAAGCCGGGATAGCTCAGTTGGTAGAGCAGGCGACTGAAAATCGCCGTGTCCCCAGTTCAAATCTGGGTCCTGGCATACCCCCCCAAATCAGGAATTCACTTTCTTTAAAGACTTTCCTTTTAAAAGCC comes from Prochlorococcus sp. MIT 1307 and encodes:
- a CDS encoding DUF2470 domain-containing protein encodes the protein MKATPLTPDISKRICNHMNADHQEALIQYAKHFGGVVKPKQVKMIDLNPIEMKLEVDGDTVNIAFDHRLIDSSDAHRSLVAMLEETPNRS